A single genomic interval of Saccharothrix saharensis harbors:
- a CDS encoding LCP family protein, which translates to MPGERPNRPVDPASPRPNPPRSADRARAGNEPGRPRPTDDRRTEGRRPADPQRVGPAPRPTGQRPRPPAGRTGPPRRRPPARSASGGAVFGRSLLALFSAAVLLGTGYAWANLNTLLNEIATTDVISDAGGGEKPADGSVDILMVGMDSRTDSKGNPLPQEILRELHAGNENDGGLNTDTLILMHVPNDGGKAVAVSFPRDSYVQIAGGYGRHKINSAYGYGKNEAVAELERSGVSDPAELEVKSRQGAAKTLITTIEDLTGVTIDHYAEINLVGFYEITKAVGGVDVCLNQATRDDMSGANFAAGQQKIQGREALAFVRQRYGLLRGDLDRIVRQQVFMAGLAKQILSAGTLSDPGKLRSLIDALTKSIVLDKDWDVLRFATQMKDLTGGSLKFETIPTGNPELATPEDGMAVEVNEREVKRFFKTLRADPNATAAGTPAIDNATVTVEVRNASGMPGLAGRVLEALVTERFVDGGAANASPMDVSVVRYGVGGEAGAEAVSTALGGLDLEEDPDIPAGHVRVFVGADYAGPGTQNLAGKPLVGLDGARQQQPDPTTTEPPITADGVRCVN; encoded by the coding sequence GTGCCCGGTGAGCGGCCGAACCGCCCGGTCGACCCGGCCTCGCCCCGCCCGAACCCGCCGCGCTCGGCCGACCGCGCCCGCGCGGGCAACGAGCCCGGCCGCCCCCGTCCCACCGACGACCGCAGGACCGAAGGTCGACGCCCCGCCGACCCCCAGCGCGTCGGCCCCGCGCCACGACCGACCGGGCAACGCCCGCGCCCGCCCGCCGGCCGCACGGGTCCGCCGCGCCGCCGCCCGCCCGCGCGCTCCGCCTCCGGCGGCGCCGTCTTCGGCCGGTCGCTGCTCGCGCTGTTCTCGGCGGCCGTGCTGCTGGGCACCGGCTACGCGTGGGCGAACCTGAACACGCTGCTCAACGAGATCGCCACCACCGACGTGATCAGCGACGCGGGCGGCGGCGAGAAGCCCGCCGACGGGTCGGTCGACATCCTGATGGTCGGCATGGACAGCCGCACGGACTCCAAGGGCAACCCGCTGCCCCAGGAGATCCTGAGGGAGCTGCACGCGGGCAACGAGAACGACGGCGGCCTGAACACCGACACGCTGATCCTGATGCACGTGCCCAACGACGGCGGCAAGGCGGTCGCGGTGTCGTTCCCGCGCGACTCCTACGTGCAGATCGCGGGCGGCTACGGCCGGCACAAGATCAACTCGGCGTACGGCTACGGCAAGAACGAGGCCGTCGCCGAGCTCGAGCGCTCCGGCGTCAGCGACCCGGCGGAGCTGGAGGTCAAGTCCCGCCAGGGCGCGGCCAAGACCCTCATCACCACGATCGAGGACCTGACCGGCGTCACCATCGACCACTACGCCGAGATCAACCTGGTCGGCTTCTACGAGATCACCAAGGCCGTCGGCGGCGTGGACGTGTGCCTCAACCAGGCCACCCGCGACGACATGTCCGGCGCGAACTTCGCCGCCGGCCAGCAGAAGATCCAGGGCCGCGAGGCGCTGGCGTTCGTCCGGCAGCGCTACGGGCTGCTGCGCGGCGACCTCGACCGCATCGTGCGCCAGCAGGTGTTCATGGCGGGCCTGGCCAAGCAGATCCTGTCCGCGGGCACGCTGTCGGACCCCGGCAAGCTGCGCTCCCTGATCGACGCGCTGACCAAGTCCATCGTGCTGGACAAGGACTGGGACGTGCTGCGGTTCGCGACCCAGATGAAGGACCTGACCGGCGGCAGCCTCAAGTTCGAGACGATCCCGACCGGCAACCCGGAGTTGGCCACGCCCGAGGACGGCATGGCGGTCGAGGTCAACGAGCGCGAGGTGAAGCGGTTCTTCAAGACCCTCCGCGCCGACCCGAACGCGACGGCCGCCGGCACGCCCGCGATCGACAACGCCACGGTCACCGTCGAGGTGCGCAACGCCTCCGGCATGCCGGGCCTGGCCGGCCGGGTGCTGGAGGCGCTCGTGACCGAGCGGTTCGTCGACGGCGGCGCGGCCAACGCCTCGCCCATGGACGTGTCGGTGGTCCGCTACGGCGTGGGTGGCGAGGCCGGCGCCGAAGCCGTCTCCACGGCGCTGGGCGGGCTCGACCTGGAAGAGGACCCCGACATCCCGGCCGGTCACGTGCGCGTGTTCGTGGGAGCGGACTACGCCGGACCGGGCACGCAGAACCTCGCCGGCAAGCCGCTGGTCGGCTTGGACGGCGCGCGGCAGCAGCAGCCGGACCCGACCACGACCGAGCCGCCCATCACGGCGGACGGGGTGCGCTGCGTCAACTGA
- a CDS encoding SanA/YdcF family protein, producing the protein MRDFVERIRWKRVLIALGLLAVLVATPWVWVQVGSAAYRHDASDVPDAPVALVLGAGLTRAGTPTPFLAGRLDVAADLYRRGKVEVLLVSGDNSTTDYDEPTAMRAYLIDRGVPADHVVADYAGLDTWDSCTRAKRIFGVERATVVTQEFHLPRAVALCRSAGIEASGVGHDTSAWFATTSYGHFREVFAAGKAMWDGLVAKPDPRFLGPRENGVTSALRR; encoded by the coding sequence GTGCGGGACTTCGTCGAGCGCATCCGCTGGAAGCGGGTGCTGATCGCGCTCGGCCTCCTGGCCGTGCTCGTGGCCACGCCGTGGGTGTGGGTGCAGGTCGGCAGCGCCGCCTACCGGCACGACGCGTCCGACGTGCCGGACGCGCCGGTGGCGCTCGTCCTCGGCGCGGGCCTGACCAGGGCGGGCACGCCCACGCCGTTCCTGGCGGGCCGGCTCGACGTGGCCGCCGACCTGTACCGGCGAGGCAAGGTCGAGGTGCTGCTGGTCAGCGGAGACAACAGCACCACCGACTACGACGAGCCGACCGCGATGCGCGCCTACCTGATCGACCGGGGCGTGCCGGCCGACCACGTGGTGGCCGACTACGCGGGCCTGGACACGTGGGACTCGTGCACGCGGGCCAAGCGGATCTTCGGCGTCGAGCGGGCGACCGTGGTGACCCAGGAGTTCCACCTGCCGCGCGCCGTGGCGCTGTGCCGCTCGGCGGGCATCGAGGCGTCCGGTGTGGGCCACGACACGTCGGCCTGGTTCGCGACCACGTCCTACGGGCACTTCCGGGAGGTGTTCGCGGCCGGCAAGGCGATGTGGGACGGGCTCGTGGCCAAGCCCGACCCGCGCTTCCTCGGGCCGCGCGAGAACGGCGTCACCAGCGCGTTGAGGCGTTGA
- a CDS encoding helix-turn-helix domain-containing protein: MQIDTAAYQRVLGDELRSLRKQRGWTRKELNRRLQSDISLQTLATYELGTRQCSVTRLVEICVALGVPAHQVLARVHERVFGDTPAGHLSVDLATVVADTRPQLMPLRRWAQGRLAHLVPGQPPEVHLDLPALEYMAQLCQLSTVDLIRTLRELDHHGPR; this comes from the coding sequence GTGCAGATCGACACAGCGGCGTACCAGCGCGTGCTCGGCGATGAGCTCCGCAGCCTTCGCAAGCAGCGCGGATGGACTCGCAAGGAGCTCAACCGCCGGCTGCAGAGCGACATCTCGCTGCAGACGCTGGCCACGTACGAACTGGGCACCCGCCAGTGCTCCGTGACGAGGTTGGTGGAGATCTGCGTCGCGCTGGGCGTGCCCGCGCACCAGGTTCTCGCGCGGGTGCACGAACGCGTGTTCGGTGACACCCCCGCCGGGCACCTCTCCGTCGACCTGGCCACGGTCGTCGCCGACACGCGACCGCAACTGATGCCGCTGCGCCGCTGGGCGCAGGGCAGGCTCGCGCACCTGGTGCCCGGCCAACCGCCCGAGGTGCACCTCGACCTGCCCGCGCTGGAGTACATGGCCCAGTTGTGCCAGCTCAGCACGGTGGACCTGATCCGGACCCTGCGGGAGCTCGACCACCACGGGCCCCGGTAG
- a CDS encoding Mur ligase family protein, with amino-acid sequence MSSKLSQKMGLGAGGMIGGRVALKLDPQALAHLTTGRSVALVTGTNGKTTSTMMLSRAVSFLGEVATNHGGANMPDGHVTALSKQPDAPYAVLEVDEGYFPEVVRAAAPAVAVLLNLSRDQLDRVGEVRTIERSLRTALASVTGVVVANCDDIMVTSAARDSANVVWVATGTGWHNDAASCPRCGDPIRWEGEHWHCTGCDLARPRPQWVTGDGYLVTPNGVKVELALRLPGKFNQANAVMATAAAVALGVPVEEAVQRLRAVSNVAGRYRTIQRSGHRARLLLSKNPAGWSETLTVVREADHPAVLVINAHEADGRDLSWLWDVPFERLRGRQVIASGERATDLAVRLTYAEVEHTIVPDPLLAIDAMPPGPVEVIANYTAFRDLNARAAQ; translated from the coding sequence ATGAGTTCCAAGCTGTCGCAGAAGATGGGTCTCGGCGCGGGCGGCATGATCGGCGGCCGGGTCGCGCTCAAGCTCGACCCGCAGGCGCTGGCGCACTTGACGACCGGCCGCTCGGTCGCGCTGGTGACCGGCACGAACGGCAAGACCACCAGCACGATGATGCTCAGCCGGGCCGTGTCGTTCCTGGGCGAGGTCGCCACCAACCACGGTGGCGCGAACATGCCCGACGGGCACGTGACCGCGCTGTCCAAGCAGCCCGACGCGCCGTACGCGGTGCTGGAGGTCGACGAGGGGTACTTCCCCGAGGTCGTGCGGGCCGCGGCGCCCGCGGTGGCCGTGCTGCTGAACCTCAGCCGCGACCAGCTCGACCGGGTCGGCGAGGTGCGCACCATCGAGCGGTCGCTGCGCACGGCGCTGGCGTCGGTGACCGGGGTCGTCGTGGCCAACTGCGACGACATCATGGTGACGTCGGCGGCGCGCGACTCGGCGAACGTGGTCTGGGTGGCGACCGGGACGGGCTGGCACAACGACGCCGCCTCGTGCCCGCGCTGCGGCGACCCGATCCGCTGGGAGGGCGAGCACTGGCACTGCACCGGGTGCGACCTGGCCCGGCCGCGCCCGCAGTGGGTGACCGGCGACGGGTACCTGGTGACGCCGAACGGCGTGAAGGTGGAGCTGGCGCTGCGGCTGCCCGGCAAGTTCAACCAGGCCAACGCGGTGATGGCCACGGCCGCCGCGGTCGCGCTGGGCGTGCCCGTGGAGGAGGCCGTGCAGCGGTTGCGCGCGGTGTCCAACGTGGCCGGCCGGTACCGGACGATCCAGCGGTCCGGGCACCGGGCGCGGCTGCTGCTGTCGAAGAACCCCGCCGGGTGGAGCGAGACGCTGACCGTGGTGCGCGAGGCGGACCACCCCGCGGTGCTCGTGATCAACGCGCACGAGGCCGACGGGCGCGACCTGTCGTGGCTGTGGGACGTGCCGTTCGAGCGGCTGCGCGGCCGTCAGGTGATCGCGTCCGGCGAGCGGGCCACGGACCTGGCCGTGCGGCTGACGTACGCCGAGGTCGAGCACACGATCGTGCCGGACCCGCTGCTGGCGATCGACGCCATGCCGCCGGGGCCGGTCGAGGTGATCGCCAACTACACCGCATTCCGCGACCTGAACGCGAGGGCCGCCCAGTGA
- a CDS encoding type 1 glutamine amidotransferase produces the protein MSTSKVQIALVLPDLLGTYGDFGNAVVLEKRMTWRGISAEILNIRFGEPVPESCDIYVVGGGEDTAQTLAVRHLREHPGMQRAAARGAVILGVCAGIQIFGESFTRADQVTHPGLGLIDSTSHAGGSRAIGEVIATPADGLFEGLLTGFENHQGRTVLGPSARPLAHVKVGTGNDGSVEGAVQGRILCTYLHGPVLPRNPQIADLLIEWATGAKPGPLDLPDVTRLRTERAKAAGVPLS, from the coding sequence GTGAGCACCAGCAAGGTCCAGATCGCGCTCGTGCTGCCCGACCTGCTGGGCACGTACGGCGACTTCGGCAACGCGGTCGTGCTGGAGAAGCGGATGACGTGGCGGGGCATCTCCGCCGAGATCCTGAACATCCGGTTCGGCGAGCCGGTGCCCGAGTCGTGCGACATCTACGTGGTCGGCGGCGGTGAGGACACGGCGCAGACGTTGGCCGTGCGGCACCTGCGCGAGCACCCGGGCATGCAGCGGGCGGCGGCGCGCGGCGCGGTGATCCTCGGGGTGTGCGCGGGGATCCAGATCTTCGGCGAGTCGTTCACCCGGGCCGACCAGGTGACGCACCCCGGGCTCGGGCTGATCGACTCGACGTCGCACGCGGGTGGCAGCCGGGCCATCGGCGAGGTCATCGCGACGCCGGCCGACGGGTTGTTCGAGGGCCTGCTGACCGGGTTCGAGAACCACCAGGGCCGCACCGTGCTGGGTCCGTCCGCGCGGCCGTTGGCGCACGTCAAGGTGGGCACGGGCAACGACGGCTCGGTGGAGGGCGCGGTCCAGGGCCGGATCCTGTGCACCTACCTGCACGGTCCCGTGCTGCCGCGCAACCCGCAGATCGCCGACCTGCTGATCGAGTGGGCCACGGGTGCCAAGCCCGGCCCCCTCGACCTGCCCGACGTGACCCGCCTGCGCACCGAACGCGCCAAGGCCGCCGGCGTCCCGCTGTCCTGA
- a CDS encoding flavin-containing monooxygenase: MHREVEVLIIGTGFSGLGMAIELKRTGKRDFVVLEKAADLGGTWRDNSYPGCACDVPSHMYSFSFELNPRWSRMFARQPEIWDYLKRVAEKYRLREHIRFNTKVSGARWDEDAKVWHVATEHGDTYTAKAVVAGVGALHIPNIPTLPGIEDFTGRTFHSAEWDHDYDLRGKKVAVVGTGASAIQFVPRIVDEVGGLTLFQRTPPWIMPKMDRSIRTWEQKLFRALPFTQRLYRDFVYWTRESSALGFAVNPKIMEFAQNIAKRHMRSQVPDEALRAKLTPDYTMGCKRVLISNDYYPALSRPNVDLVTDGIAEVRANSVVDAAGVEHEVDVIIYGTGFHVVDSFDYLDITGKGGVDLAKQWREQGIETYYGITVSGFPNLFFLLGPNTGLGHNSVVFMIESQIRYVRQCLELLDRHQADELDVRPDVQARFNRQLQRKLTKGVWTEGGCKSWYLDARGINRTVWPGFTWRYWMRTKTVRAEDYTLTRARRARVPA; the protein is encoded by the coding sequence ATGCACCGAGAGGTCGAAGTCCTGATCATCGGCACGGGCTTCTCCGGCCTGGGCATGGCGATCGAGCTGAAGCGCACCGGGAAACGCGACTTCGTGGTGCTGGAGAAGGCGGCCGACCTCGGCGGCACCTGGCGGGACAACTCCTACCCCGGCTGCGCGTGCGACGTCCCGTCCCACATGTACTCCTTCTCGTTCGAGCTGAACCCGCGCTGGTCGCGCATGTTCGCCCGGCAGCCCGAGATCTGGGACTACCTCAAGCGGGTGGCGGAGAAGTACCGGCTGCGCGAGCACATCCGGTTCAACACCAAGGTCAGCGGCGCGCGGTGGGACGAGGACGCGAAGGTCTGGCACGTCGCCACCGAGCACGGCGACACCTACACGGCGAAGGCCGTGGTCGCGGGTGTCGGCGCGTTGCACATCCCGAACATCCCGACCCTGCCGGGCATCGAGGACTTCACCGGCAGGACGTTCCACTCGGCCGAGTGGGACCACGACTACGACCTGCGCGGCAAGAAGGTCGCCGTGGTCGGCACGGGCGCGAGCGCCATCCAGTTTGTGCCGCGGATCGTGGACGAGGTCGGCGGCCTGACCCTGTTCCAGCGCACGCCGCCGTGGATCATGCCGAAGATGGACCGGTCCATCCGGACCTGGGAGCAGAAGCTGTTCCGGGCGCTGCCGTTCACCCAGCGCCTGTACCGCGACTTCGTGTACTGGACGCGTGAGTCGAGCGCGCTCGGCTTCGCGGTGAACCCGAAGATCATGGAGTTCGCGCAGAACATCGCGAAGCGGCACATGCGCAGCCAGGTGCCCGACGAGGCGTTGCGGGCGAAGCTGACGCCCGACTACACCATGGGCTGCAAGCGCGTGCTGATCAGCAACGACTACTACCCGGCGTTGAGCAGGCCGAACGTGGACCTGGTGACCGACGGCATCGCCGAGGTGCGGGCGAACAGCGTGGTGGACGCGGCGGGCGTCGAGCACGAGGTCGACGTGATCATCTACGGCACGGGGTTCCACGTCGTCGACTCGTTCGACTACCTGGACATCACCGGCAAGGGCGGCGTCGACCTGGCCAAGCAGTGGCGCGAGCAGGGCATCGAGACCTACTACGGCATCACCGTCTCGGGCTTCCCGAACCTGTTCTTCCTGCTCGGCCCGAACACCGGCCTGGGGCACAACTCGGTGGTGTTCATGATCGAGTCGCAGATCCGGTACGTCCGCCAGTGCCTGGAGCTGCTGGACCGCCACCAGGCCGACGAGCTGGACGTGCGGCCGGACGTGCAGGCGCGGTTCAACCGGCAGTTGCAGCGCAAGCTGACCAAGGGCGTGTGGACCGAGGGCGGCTGCAAGAGCTGGTACCTCGACGCCCGAGGCATCAACCGCACGGTGTGGCCGGGCTTCACGTGGCGCTACTGGATGCGCACCAAGACCGTCCGCGCCGAGGACTACACCCTGACCCGGGCCCGCCGCGCCCGCGTCCCCGCCTGA
- a CDS encoding TetR/AcrR family transcriptional regulator — MTTTEPRRRRMPKAQRKAQMLDIAEGVFAERGYLAASMDEIAERVGVSKPMLYEYFGSKEGLLIGCIHRARTELLDRTQQAITGADGPEEVLRRGLMAFFEFIAEHKQSWSLLRQEAAITVPSAVEEVEGIRRQQTDLIAAVIGSFDSDVDAVEAEAFAEIVVGSTERLALWCERRPEVGPALATAYVMDVVWRGVASRLTPAGGAVRRDGDG, encoded by the coding sequence GTGACCACGACCGAGCCGCGCCGCAGGCGGATGCCCAAGGCCCAGCGCAAGGCGCAGATGCTCGACATCGCCGAGGGCGTCTTCGCCGAGCGCGGCTACCTGGCGGCGTCGATGGACGAGATCGCCGAACGGGTCGGGGTGTCCAAGCCGATGCTCTACGAGTACTTCGGCTCCAAGGAAGGCCTGCTCATCGGCTGCATCCACCGCGCGCGCACGGAACTGCTCGACCGCACGCAGCAGGCGATCACCGGCGCGGACGGGCCCGAGGAGGTCCTGCGGCGCGGCCTGATGGCGTTCTTCGAGTTCATCGCCGAGCACAAGCAGTCGTGGTCGTTGCTGCGGCAGGAGGCGGCGATCACCGTGCCGTCGGCCGTCGAGGAGGTCGAGGGCATCCGGCGGCAGCAGACCGACCTGATCGCGGCCGTGATCGGCAGCTTCGACTCCGATGTGGACGCGGTCGAGGCCGAGGCGTTCGCCGAGATCGTGGTGGGCTCGACCGAACGGCTGGCGCTGTGGTGCGAGCGCAGGCCCGAGGTGGGGCCCGCGCTCGCGACGGCCTACGTCATGGACGTCGTGTGGCGGGGCGTGGCGAGCCGGCTCACGCCCGCCGGCGGCGCGGTCAGGCGCGACGGCGACGGCTGA
- a CDS encoding LPXTG cell wall anchor domain-containing protein, with protein sequence MVVVVCLALGLAIAPGVALADPSWHVPDGWGDPVRGDVCRHRGDPPCHTTTTNPTTTSTGGWSTSVTTTTTAVSGTSASATTTATTTTAVAGTTTASTTTTAVAGTTVPGTTTTTATAPALTTTVPPRVVSASAGQALASTGAAPLWTGVGGLAALLAGALLLLFSRRRRA encoded by the coding sequence GTGGTCGTTGTGGTGTGCCTGGCGCTGGGTCTCGCGATCGCGCCCGGGGTGGCGTTGGCCGATCCGTCGTGGCACGTGCCGGACGGGTGGGGCGACCCGGTCCGGGGTGACGTGTGCCGGCACCGCGGCGACCCGCCGTGCCACACCACGACCACCAACCCCACGACGACGTCGACCGGTGGCTGGTCCACCAGCGTGACCACGACGACGACCGCCGTGTCCGGCACGTCGGCGTCCGCGACCACGACCGCCACGACCACGACGGCGGTCGCCGGCACCACGACCGCGTCGACCACCACGACGGCCGTCGCGGGCACCACGGTCCCGGGAACGACCACCACCACCGCCACCGCGCCGGCGCTGACGACCACCGTGCCGCCGCGCGTGGTGTCGGCGTCCGCGGGGCAGGCGTTGGCGAGCACGGGCGCCGCGCCGCTGTGGACGGGCGTGGGCGGCCTGGCCGCGTTGCTGGCCGGGGCGTTGCTGCTGCTGTTCAGCCGTCGCCGTCGCGCCTGA
- a CDS encoding TetR/AcrR family transcriptional regulator produces the protein MATPVYSGAARTPQRGRPRDASRDDALRQAALEVMAEVGYRALTMDAVAARARAGKATIYRRWESKLDLVIDTCTQLAQQNLTEPDTGSLAGDLREFLSAFAAFLSGPIGKAAQALVGELPHEPELASAFRETFLTAQRGVLRRILERAEERGELRQDAPRGMAVEIAGAALIYRLMLTGDPLDLPFVDRVVDQVLVPLVAKGQ, from the coding sequence ATGGCCACACCGGTGTACAGCGGGGCCGCTCGGACCCCGCAGCGGGGCAGACCCAGGGACGCCAGCCGGGACGACGCGTTGCGACAGGCCGCGCTGGAGGTGATGGCCGAAGTCGGGTACCGCGCGCTGACGATGGACGCCGTCGCGGCGCGCGCCCGTGCGGGCAAGGCGACGATCTACCGGCGGTGGGAGTCCAAGCTCGACCTCGTGATCGACACGTGCACGCAGCTCGCCCAGCAGAACCTGACCGAGCCGGACACCGGGTCGCTCGCCGGCGACCTGCGGGAGTTCCTGAGCGCGTTCGCCGCGTTCCTGTCCGGCCCGATCGGCAAGGCGGCGCAGGCGCTCGTCGGCGAGCTGCCGCACGAGCCGGAACTCGCCTCGGCGTTCCGCGAGACGTTCCTGACCGCGCAGCGGGGCGTGCTGCGGCGCATCCTGGAGCGCGCCGAGGAACGCGGCGAACTGCGCCAGGACGCGCCGCGCGGCATGGCCGTCGAGATCGCGGGCGCGGCCCTGATCTACCGGCTGATGCTCACCGGCGACCCGCTCGACCTGCCGTTCGTCGACCGCGTGGTGGACCAGGTGCTGGTGCCCCTCGTCGCCAAGGGGCAGTAG
- a CDS encoding DUF3618 domain-containing protein: MARDPDTIQREIEQARDALAVTLDELGTRANPQRFVESGKESVRAKLDEPKIRYSLIAVAVLVGFALLRKLFR; encoded by the coding sequence GTGGCCCGCGATCCCGACACCATCCAGCGCGAGATCGAGCAGGCTCGCGACGCGCTGGCCGTGACCCTCGACGAACTGGGGACGAGGGCGAATCCCCAGCGCTTCGTCGAGTCCGGCAAGGAGAGCGTGCGCGCGAAGCTCGACGAACCCAAGATCCGGTACTCGCTGATCGCGGTGGCCGTGCTCGTCGGGTTCGCCCTGCTGCGCAAGCTGTTCCGCTGA
- a CDS encoding CobW family GTP-binding protein produces MKRIPVVVVAGFLGAGKTTLLNHLLGGSRGTRIGVVVNDFGAIGIDAMSVAGQVDSTVSLSNGCLCCAVDVSGLDAMLAKLDSLVDVIVIEASGLAEPQAMARMVLATENPRLTYGGLVLLVDAAEFPDDLAKHLRVADLVVLNKVDRVTNAPELTAEIHRLKPGVPVVESSYGRVDPALLFDPRPRERFGQLSFEDLLDEEHDHVHYDSVEFTGGALDPLRLMAFLDARPEGLYRIKGFVRFDVPGHRQRFGLHTVGAFLRFERSAWPGPRRTELVLIGTGLDVAAIRAELAACEEPDPAAVNPQSMLEVLRYTT; encoded by the coding sequence GTGAAGCGGATCCCGGTGGTGGTGGTCGCGGGGTTCCTCGGCGCCGGCAAGACGACGTTGCTCAACCACCTGCTCGGCGGCAGCCGCGGCACGCGGATCGGGGTCGTGGTGAACGACTTCGGGGCCATCGGCATCGACGCTATGAGCGTGGCCGGGCAGGTCGACTCGACCGTCTCGCTGAGCAACGGGTGCCTGTGCTGCGCGGTCGACGTGAGCGGGCTCGACGCGATGCTGGCCAAGCTGGACTCCCTGGTCGACGTCATCGTGATCGAGGCGAGCGGCCTGGCCGAACCGCAGGCCATGGCACGGATGGTGCTCGCCACCGAGAACCCCCGCCTGACCTACGGCGGCCTGGTGCTGCTGGTCGACGCCGCCGAGTTCCCCGACGACCTGGCCAAGCACCTGCGCGTGGCCGACCTGGTCGTGCTCAACAAGGTCGACCGCGTCACGAACGCGCCCGAGCTCACCGCCGAGATCCACCGGCTCAAGCCGGGCGTGCCCGTGGTGGAGTCGTCGTACGGCCGCGTGGACCCGGCCCTGCTGTTCGACCCACGCCCACGCGAGCGGTTCGGCCAACTGTCCTTCGAGGACCTGCTGGACGAAGAGCACGACCACGTGCACTACGACAGCGTGGAGTTCACCGGCGGCGCCCTGGACCCGTTGCGGCTCATGGCCTTCCTCGACGCACGCCCCGAAGGCCTGTACCGGATCAAGGGCTTCGTCCGGTTCGACGTGCCCGGCCACCGGCAGCGGTTCGGCCTGCACACCGTCGGCGCGTTCCTGCGGTTCGAGCGGTCGGCGTGGCCGGGACCGCGGCGCACCGAGCTGGTGCTCATCGGCACGGGCCTGGACGTCGCCGCGATCCGCGCGGAGCTGGCCGCCTGCGAGGAACCGGACCCGGCCGCGGTGAACCCGCAGTCGATGCTGGAGGTCCTGCGCTACACCACGTGA
- a CDS encoding TetR/AcrR family transcriptional regulator — MTEQGAARQRLLTAVVEHLASHGLADVSLRGLAEAVGTSHRMLIYHFGSMEGLLVEVVRAVEAKQRAVLASLPTDDPAEAARAFWRTLTDPALRAHERLFFELYAQAAQGRPGVTPLLDGIVTDWLEPVAAVQRALGHPPAVAAARARLGLAVARGLLLDLIATDDLAAVNAAMDEFIALTTP, encoded by the coding sequence ATGACGGAACAAGGGGCCGCACGTCAGCGCCTGCTCACCGCGGTCGTCGAGCACCTGGCGTCGCACGGCTTGGCGGACGTGAGCCTGCGCGGGCTGGCCGAGGCGGTGGGCACGAGCCACCGGATGCTGATCTACCACTTCGGCTCGATGGAGGGTCTGCTGGTGGAGGTCGTGCGGGCGGTCGAGGCGAAGCAGCGGGCCGTGCTGGCGTCCCTGCCGACCGACGACCCGGCCGAGGCCGCCCGCGCGTTCTGGCGCACGCTCACCGACCCTGCCCTGCGCGCCCACGAACGCCTGTTCTTCGAGCTCTACGCCCAGGCCGCCCAGGGCCGTCCCGGCGTGACGCCGCTGTTGGACGGCATCGTCACCGACTGGCTGGAACCGGTGGCCGCCGTCCAGCGCGCCCTCGGCCACCCGCCCGCCGTCGCCGCGGCGCGTGCCCGCCTTGGTCTGGCCGTCGCCCGCGGCCTCCTGCTGGACCTGATCGCCACCGACGACCTGGCCGCCGTCAACGCCGCCATGGACGAGTTCATCGCCCTGACCACCCCGTGA
- a CDS encoding SRPBCC family protein gives MYHMVQRVDVRVRSEAPPERVYRLVADGSTWPSWSPVVRYERERAGDANGVGEVRVFHNQGRKALTREEVVELTPNRRVGYTLLSGLAIRDYRAFIDLTPDGDGTAIRWHSSFEPKARGTGWLYRLVLQAVISRYAKGLAAHAAVGN, from the coding sequence ATGTACCACATGGTACAACGAGTGGACGTGCGGGTCCGCAGTGAAGCACCCCCGGAACGGGTTTACCGCCTGGTCGCGGACGGTTCGACGTGGCCGAGCTGGTCGCCGGTCGTGCGGTACGAGCGGGAACGGGCCGGTGACGCGAATGGGGTCGGCGAAGTGCGGGTATTCCACAACCAAGGCCGCAAGGCGCTGACGAGGGAGGAGGTCGTCGAACTGACGCCGAACCGGCGGGTGGGCTACACCCTGCTCTCGGGTCTCGCCATCAGGGACTACCGGGCGTTCATCGACCTCACGCCGGACGGCGACGGGACCGCGATCCGCTGGCACTCGTCGTTCGAGCCGAAGGCGCGGGGGACGGGGTGGCTCTACCGCCTGGTGCTCCAAGCCGTGATCTCGCGTTACGCCAAGGGCTTGGCCGCGCACGCCGCGGTGGGGAACTGA